From one Streptomyces sp. ICC1 genomic stretch:
- a CDS encoding winged helix-turn-helix transcriptional regulator, producing MGGEKVNGRRYTLRAEVEHGGVVVDGRGLADRVEDGLDELHALAGAAVQSYSPSCSRRAPTGSPPCATRLRASPPKALTVNLRETERDGLVDRKVYAEVPPRTETALTSLRDGAIGPFAAIRNWAESQAAEFHRVIGATERGRVRRRPS from the coding sequence GTGGGCGGCGAGAAGGTGAACGGGCGCCGGTACACGCTCCGGGCGGAGGTTGAGCATGGTGGGGTCGTCGTTGATGGCCGGGGTCTGGCGGATCGCGTCGAGGACGGGCTGGATGAGCTTCATGCCCTCGCGGGCGCGGCGGTCCAGAGCTATTCACCCTCATGCTCGCGTCGGGCACCCACCGGTTCTCCGCCCTGTGCGACGCGGTTGCGGGCATCACCCCCCAAGGCCCTGACCGTCAACCTCCGCGAGACCGAACGGGACGGCCTGGTCGACCGCAAGGTGTACGCCGAGGTGCCGCCGCGTACCGAGACAGCCCTCACGTCGTTGCGCGACGGCGCGATCGGCCCCTTCGCCGCGATCCGGAACTGGGCCGAGAGCCAGGCGGCCGAGTTCCACCGTGTGATCGGTGCGACGGAGCGCGGGCGGGTCAGGCGAAGGCCGTCTTGA
- a CDS encoding oleate hydratase produces MAASANSQVYLVGGGVGSLAAAAFLIRDAGVRGENIHVLEQIRIAGGSMDGAPAPTPEGGYVTRGGRMFETMYYVCLWDLLATVPSLENPTVSVLDEFHAFNTAHPTNAKARIILKDRSIPDASKLGLDARDRADLTRLLALPERVIGARRIDDFFQPHFFESNFWCMWRTTFAFQNWHSAIELKRYFLRFAHMFDQLHTLSPVRRSKYNQYDSVIRPIQSWVESQGVHPDFGVTVTDIEFAGARARRASRIHLDRGEGNTEIIDLGPDDYVFITNGSMTSDTTYGDSNTVAPLIRDKRDGSWQLWETIAKKADDFGRPTAFCGNIDETKWQSFTLTMSSRTLLDRIQAYTDNVPGEGALMTWKDSRWLLSIVVPAQPHFAHQKENTYTLWGYSLFGDVPGDHVPKKMDDCTGAEILDELLGHLGFDDIADEVHRTTKVTTVQMPYIDAQFQRRVVEDRPLVIPDGAENFAFLGQFVEIPEGVVFTVEYSVRSAMMAVYHHFGIDREIPPIYHGLSDPKVAWTALKTAFA; encoded by the coding sequence ATGGCGGCTTCGGCGAACTCGCAGGTCTATCTCGTCGGGGGCGGGGTCGGGAGTCTGGCCGCGGCCGCGTTCCTGATCCGCGACGCGGGTGTGCGCGGGGAGAACATCCACGTACTGGAGCAGATCCGGATCGCCGGGGGCTCGATGGACGGCGCGCCCGCGCCGACACCCGAAGGCGGCTACGTCACACGCGGCGGCCGGATGTTCGAGACCATGTACTACGTCTGCCTGTGGGACCTCCTGGCGACGGTCCCCTCACTGGAGAATCCCACCGTCTCGGTCCTCGATGAGTTCCACGCGTTCAACACGGCACACCCGACCAACGCCAAGGCTCGGATCATCCTGAAGGACCGGTCCATCCCGGACGCCTCCAAGCTCGGCCTCGACGCCCGCGACCGGGCCGACCTGACGCGGCTGCTGGCCCTGCCCGAGCGCGTCATCGGTGCGCGCCGCATCGACGACTTCTTCCAGCCGCACTTCTTCGAGTCCAACTTCTGGTGCATGTGGCGCACCACGTTCGCGTTCCAGAACTGGCACTCCGCCATCGAGCTCAAACGCTACTTCCTGCGTTTCGCCCACATGTTCGATCAACTCCACACCCTGTCTCCCGTGCGGCGGAGCAAGTACAACCAGTACGACTCGGTGATCCGGCCCATCCAGTCGTGGGTGGAGAGCCAAGGGGTGCATCCCGACTTCGGAGTGACCGTCACCGACATCGAGTTCGCGGGGGCGCGGGCCAGGCGGGCATCGCGGATCCACCTCGACCGCGGCGAGGGGAACACCGAGATCATCGACCTCGGCCCCGACGACTACGTGTTCATCACCAACGGCTCGATGACCTCCGACACCACCTACGGCGACAGCAACACGGTGGCGCCGCTCATCCGGGACAAACGCGACGGCTCCTGGCAGCTCTGGGAGACGATCGCCAAGAAGGCCGACGACTTCGGGCGCCCCACGGCATTCTGCGGAAACATCGACGAGACCAAGTGGCAGTCGTTCACGCTCACGATGAGCAGCCGCACGCTGCTGGACCGCATCCAGGCCTACACGGACAACGTGCCGGGCGAGGGCGCGCTGATGACGTGGAAGGACTCACGGTGGCTGCTGTCGATCGTGGTCCCCGCGCAGCCGCACTTCGCGCACCAGAAGGAGAACACCTACACGCTCTGGGGCTACTCGCTGTTCGGAGATGTACCCGGCGACCACGTGCCCAAGAAGATGGACGACTGCACCGGCGCCGAAATCCTGGACGAGCTGCTCGGCCATCTCGGATTCGACGACATCGCCGACGAGGTCCACCGGACGACGAAGGTCACCACGGTCCAGATGCCCTACATCGACGCGCAGTTCCAGCGCAGGGTCGTCGAGGACCGCCCGCTGGTGATCCCCGACGGCGCCGAGAACTTCGCCTTCCTCGGGCAGTTCGTCGAGATCCCCGAGGGTGTCGTCTTCACCGTCGAGTACTCGGTGCGCAGCGCCATGATGGCCGTCTACCACCATTTCGGCATCGACCGGGAGATCCCGCCGATCTACCACGGCCTCTCCGACCCGAAGGTCGCCTGGACCGCCCTCAAGACGGCCTTCGCCTGA